The region CGGACTCGCTGGCCGGCGTCCGGATCTTCTTCCCGGACCCGTGGCCGAAGAAGAAGCACCACAAGCGCCGGCTCGTGCAGCCGGAGTTCGTGCGCCTGCTCGCCACCCGGCTGCGGCCCGGCGGCACGCTGCACCTGGCGACCGACTGGGAGAACTACGCCGAGCAGATGCTGGCGGTCTGCTCCGCCGAGCCGCTGCTGCGCAACCGGCACGCCGACTGGTCCCCGCGGCCGGACTGGCGACCGGTCACGAAGTTCGAGCAGCGGGCCGTCGAGGAGGACCGGATCAGCCACGATCTGATGTTCGACCGGATCGAACTCACCTGACCGTGGCATAAAGCCACGTCATCGAGTGGTCGAGACAGCGACTCACCGTCGTTTCGTCACTCCATCGAGCGAGCCGGTTCGATCACTTCGTGTGCCCCATCTGGCAGTGACGAGTCACTCCGTCCCGCAACTACGGTTGCCGCCCGTGACCGCCATCGACAACGAACCGGTAACGCTCGACCTGGACGCCGCGGAGGGGTTCCTCCGGATGTTCCACATCGCCCACCCCGAAGCCGGGCCGGTGGGGCCGCGCCTGTCGCGGATCCGCGACGAGATCGCCGAGACCGGCACCTACCGGCACACCCCGCAGGAGCTGTCCTACGGCGCGCGGATCGCCCTGCGCGACAGCGGCTGGTGCACCAGCGGCGTCCCGTGGCGCCGGCTCAAGGTCCGCGACCTGCGCGGCTTCCGCAACGCCGCGGCCGTGGCCGGCGAGTGCGTGGAGCACCTGCGGCTGGCCACCAACGGCGGCGAGATCCGCCCCCTGATCACCGTGTTCGCCCCGGACTCCCCCGCCGCGCCCGGCCCGGTGATCTGGAACGAGCAGCTGGTCCGGTACGCGGGCCACCCGGACGGCAGCGGCGACCTGCGCTACCGCGACCTCACCGACGTGGTGCGCGACCTGGGCTGGAACCCGCCCGGCCCGCCCGGCCCGTTCGACGTGCTGCCGCTGGTCGTGGAAACCGTGCACGAGGGGCCCAGGCTGTTCGCGATCCCGCCCGACGTGGTGCACGAGGTCCGCCTGGAGCACCCCGACCTGCCGTGGTTCGGCTCGCTCGGGCTGCGCTGGCACGCGGTGCCGCTGATCACCAACCTGCGGCTGTCCATCGGCGGCGTCGACTACCCCGCCGCGCCGTTCAACACCTGGTTCGTCGGCTCCGAGATCGGCTCCCGCAGCCTCGCCGACGAGAACGCCTACGGGGCGGCCCGCCAGGTGGCCGAGGCCCTCGGCCTGGACACCTCCGCCGAGCGCTCGCTGTGGCGCGACCGCGCCGTGGTCGAGCTCAACCGGGCCGTGCTGCACTCGTTCGACCTGGCCCAGGTCACCATCACCGACCACCACGCCGAGTCGCTGCACCGGCTGTCCTGGCTGCGCTCGCGGCAGCGGCCCGCGGGCAACCGACCGGCGTTCCGACTGGACCCGGCCGCCGCCCGCCGGGCGCGCTCCGGCGCACCGGCGCGGTTTTCCCCCGGCCCGGCGGAAACCACCCGGCCGCATTCCCCCGGGCGTCTCGCCGAACTTCTCCGGCGACGCTGAACAACCGCGGTCGAATCACCGCTGCGAATCGACCAGCACACCGGCCAGCGCCATCAGGACCAGCACCAACAGCCCGAGCACCGCGCCCGCCCAAGTAGCCACCACACTCAACACGACGTTCCTCCGTTCCCCGACTGCCTCCCCAGAGTCGCTGCCGAAATGCTGCGCCGGCATCGGCCAGCGGGGTATTTCCCGGCGCGTTCGGGTCAGTCCTGCGGATGACCCGGCACACACCCCCGGACGGACGCGCCCTCAGCCTCGAAGACATACCGTGACGTGCTGTGGAGAGCTCACACCTCGGCTGGCGCGTCCTGGCCCGCCGACAATGGCCGTTGGCGGGCGCGCTGCTCCTGTTCGTGGTCACCGAGAAGCTCGGCGACGGCAGCTGGTGGCAACTGCCCGGCACGCTCGTCGTCTCCGCCCTGGCGGTGCTGGCCCCGCGCCGGCCGTTCGACGCCGCGCTGGCCGCCGCGACCGCCGTCCTGGTCACCTCGGTGCTCATCCGGCTGGTGGACGAGCCGCCGACCGGGTCGTTCGTCGACGGGCTGGCGCTGTCCGAGACCGCCGCGGTGATGGCGATCATCGCCGTCGTGGTGCGGCAGGCCACCGCGGTCAAGGCGCTGGTGGGCACCGCCGTGCTGGTCGGCACCGGAGTCGTGGCGCAGTGGGTCCGGCCGTCGT is a window of Saccharothrix espanaensis DSM 44229 DNA encoding:
- the trmB gene encoding tRNA (guanosine(46)-N7)-methyltransferase TrmB, whose amino-acid sequence is MTVGQERAWDRHWERLGREVKALPAGPVDFAGWFDRDAPVLLEIGSGMGETTSQLVAAAPELNYVAVEVYKPGLAQLLMRAEALDVTNLRVLRGDAVDLLTEHVAPDSLAGVRIFFPDPWPKKKHHKRRLVQPEFVRLLATRLRPGGTLHLATDWENYAEQMLAVCSAEPLLRNRHADWSPRPDWRPVTKFEQRAVEEDRISHDLMFDRIELT
- a CDS encoding nitric oxide synthase oxygenase yields the protein MTAIDNEPVTLDLDAAEGFLRMFHIAHPEAGPVGPRLSRIRDEIAETGTYRHTPQELSYGARIALRDSGWCTSGVPWRRLKVRDLRGFRNAAAVAGECVEHLRLATNGGEIRPLITVFAPDSPAAPGPVIWNEQLVRYAGHPDGSGDLRYRDLTDVVRDLGWNPPGPPGPFDVLPLVVETVHEGPRLFAIPPDVVHEVRLEHPDLPWFGSLGLRWHAVPLITNLRLSIGGVDYPAAPFNTWFVGSEIGSRSLADENAYGAARQVAEALGLDTSAERSLWRDRAVVELNRAVLHSFDLAQVTITDHHAESLHRLSWLRSRQRPAGNRPAFRLDPAAARRARSGAPARFSPGPAETTRPHSPGRLAELLRRR